TTAAATAAACAATTCCTTTTTTATTTAATTCTTCAATAATTTCAACCAATTTTTGCATAGTCTGGTTTTTAAATATCGCAGAAATTTTTATTTCATCAAACTTATCACTTGCAACTGTTTCTTGTGTATCCCAATTTGGTTCCGGAGAAATATTTTGTTGTGAGCAAAATTCTTCAAAAAATTTTCTTAAATTGAAATCTTTGTCTTCTTCAAGTAATTTTTGCAATCTATCTTCTTCCATTTGAATTTTTTTATATCTTGTTTCTATATTTTGTATTTTTATTTTTAATTTGTTTATATCTCGAATTCTGGTAATTAAATCGCTATTTTCCGTATAAAAAAAATAACTTAGACCGATTACCAAAAAAAATATTAAACCTATAAATAATTTTAAATTTTTGTCGAATTCTTTTTTGGACATTTTTTCTATATAATTTGTTAAATTATTTATTATTTTCATATTTTTATTCTTTTAATTTTAACGTGGCTTTAAATCTAATTTTACCTTTATCCTCTTCTACTTTGGCATTGTCGGACATTGCGTTTGGATCGCAAAATTCTAAATATTCAGACATTTTAAACGCATTTTCCAATTCAGGAAAATATTGCCAGTTTTCTGTACTTCCCGTTTTAGCTTTAAATAATCCTTCTACATCAACTTTTGCAATTTCTTCATCTTCATAAATTTTTACAGAATCAATGGTAACGTCGAATTTCTTTTTATCTATAATTTTTGTTAATTCTTCAAGTATTAATAATGTTTTTAATTTTTGATTTTCAAAAGGTCCCCAAATTTCCAGTTTTTCATTAAGTATTTTTTCCGATCTTGATATTAATTGTTTGAATGGTAAATTTTTTGCAAGCTTGGTTTCTTTTGAAAATATGGTGTAAATTTTGGCGGATTCTTTTTGCTCAAATTCTTTTATTTGGTTTAGTAATGTATATATTCGTATTGAACCTATTGTTATTATTGAAAAAAATACTAAAACAACTAACGATACTACTGCAAATATTTGCTTGAAGATTAATCGATTTTCATCGCCAATTAAAGAGCCTTTTTTTAGATTAAAATGTAATAATTTATCCATTGGTAAAGTTGAGCCTAAAACGGTTATATATTCATTCCAATTTATTTCTGTTTTATCGGTTTGATTTATTACATGTGAGTTGGAAAATATTTTTTTGCAATCAAATATTTCCGATGAAATTTGTAAAACATTTTTAGCATAATTGCTTAAATTTTTAATTCCCGAATAACTTCCTGTAAAGATAAGTTTGCCCAAAGGTTTCTGCATATTTAGTTTTAATGAAAACGAGTTTAATGTAAATTGAATATCATTGAAAAAATTTATAACATGTTTTTCAAATGATTTG
The window above is part of the Candidatus Dependentiae bacterium genome. Proteins encoded here:
- the pilM gene encoding pilus assembly protein PilM yields the protein QAFISIPTGIVILKELEIPFLEEDKIRMVLDYEIEDQLPFSIKEATIDFTITSQNNVEKKSKLLVAAVRNKDVEEILDIYKQADIDITKITLDLFSIFNLYNNIPEYKNNNIPCAIVDIGSNSTRIALIEDNILKVTRVIPKGISTIEKNITDETNLPLNKIEENLKLFGFGQSGDEKYDKSFEKHVINFFNDIQFTLNSFSLKLNMQKPLGKLIFTGSYSGIKNLSNYAKNVLQISSEIFDCKKIFSNSHVINQTDKTEINWNEYITVLGSTLPMDKLLHFNLKKGSLIGDENRLIFKQIFAVVSLVVLVFFSIITIGSIRIYTLLNQIKEFEQKESAKIYTIFSKETKLAKNLPFKQLISRSEKILNEKLEIWGPFENQKLKTLLILEELTKIIDKKKFDVTIDSVKIYEDEEIAKVDVEGLFKAKTGSTENWQYFPELENAFKMSEYLEFCDPNAMSDNAKVEEDKGKIRFKATLKLKE